A genome region from Micromonospora peucetia includes the following:
- a CDS encoding glycosyltransferase family 4 protein, translating to MSRPLRVALVSPLPPPQGGIARWTAMIAGAARSMDTVDVVVVDIALRGRSIHQTSLARRILAGAVQIARSACSLGWQMVRRRPDAVHVNTSGHLGVVRDLVMLRISRVFEVPFVYHIRFGRVPEIAAAGRWEWRLMRRVIERASAVVALDEKTEDAIHRYADHKLLVRVPNCVDLSTLPLRPGQESPRKQVLFAGWVIPAKGVEDLLAAWNDIETTGWELVVAGPGERGYLEQIRPSSPEPAVTFLGELGGQELLELMAGCEVFVLPSHSEGFPNVILEAMALGRPVVATDVGAVGEMLGDGCGVVVPPHEPDRLAAALTAVMSSPSHRSELGERARRKAAAEYALPAVFDRYEALWRRVSHRDASSPTGDDAELTAVQDATG from the coding sequence GTGAGCCGTCCACTCCGGGTGGCCCTGGTCTCGCCGTTGCCACCGCCGCAGGGAGGTATCGCGCGCTGGACCGCGATGATCGCAGGCGCTGCGCGGAGCATGGACACCGTCGACGTCGTTGTCGTGGACATCGCGCTGCGGGGAAGGTCGATCCATCAGACGTCGCTGGCACGCCGGATCCTCGCGGGAGCCGTCCAGATCGCCCGAAGCGCCTGCTCGCTCGGTTGGCAGATGGTGCGACGGCGGCCCGACGCTGTGCACGTCAACACCTCGGGGCACCTCGGCGTGGTTCGCGACCTCGTGATGCTCCGGATCTCCCGGGTGTTCGAGGTGCCGTTCGTCTATCACATCCGGTTCGGCAGGGTGCCGGAGATCGCCGCCGCAGGCCGTTGGGAGTGGCGTCTGATGCGGCGAGTCATCGAGCGGGCGTCAGCGGTGGTGGCCCTGGACGAGAAGACCGAAGACGCCATCCACAGATACGCCGACCACAAGTTGCTCGTGCGCGTTCCCAACTGCGTGGACCTGTCGACGCTGCCGCTGCGTCCCGGACAGGAATCTCCGCGGAAGCAGGTGCTCTTCGCGGGGTGGGTGATCCCCGCGAAAGGCGTCGAGGACCTGTTGGCCGCCTGGAACGACATCGAGACCACGGGCTGGGAACTGGTGGTCGCCGGCCCTGGCGAGAGGGGTTACCTGGAGCAGATCCGGCCATCCTCGCCCGAGCCCGCCGTGACCTTCCTCGGCGAGTTGGGCGGGCAGGAACTGCTGGAACTCATGGCGGGCTGCGAGGTGTTCGTACTGCCCAGCCACTCGGAGGGTTTCCCCAACGTGATTCTTGAGGCGATGGCGCTCGGGCGTCCGGTGGTGGCCACGGATGTCGGGGCGGTGGGGGAGATGCTGGGCGACGGCTGCGGCGTCGTGGTTCCGCCACACGAACCGGATCGACTTGCTGCCGCCTTGACGGCGGTGATGAGCTCCCCGAGTCACCGAAGCGAGCTCGGCGAACGGGCCAGGAGGAAGGCGGCTGCCGAATACGCGCTGCCCGCCGTCTTCGATCGGTACGAGGCACTGTGGCGCCGAGTCTCGCATCGTGACGCGTCATCACCGACCGGCGATGACGCTGAGTTGACCGCCGTCCAAGATGCCACCGGCTGA
- a CDS encoding glycosyl transferase family 1 — translation MADVSTYPRVLVVGAEPFGHTTGTGITLSNLFGGWPTDRLAQVHLTARAPSTDVCQHYFPLDPRSAPVDYWTRRFVAKGAPGGPPAPAANPAARSAGGRMWQHMRAVADLSPLVLPRQLLRWTRRYRPEVVYSVLGSVRVMRLACGIARHCGVPLVPHFMDDWPTTLYADGELLGLGRRAKEANLREVVRLSRSGLCISTPMADEYRRRYRIPFAAFMNCVDGAAFAGYRAGARPPDPRSAEGGVEFVYAGGLHLGRWASLARIGAALERIVSPLPPARLTVYAPERDLEHYASAFADLPAVRLARSVGSTEVLSILRSADVLVHVESFAPELVRYTRLSLSTKIPQYLAAGRPILGHGPGELASMRHIVTADAGLVVGEEKVEPLVRRIEQLCGDPLLRQRFGDNGYSYAKVRHSRQEVASAFVAQLAQVAGTAREGAR, via the coding sequence ATGGCAGACGTGTCGACATACCCGCGCGTACTCGTGGTGGGCGCGGAGCCCTTCGGACATACGACGGGGACAGGAATCACTCTGTCCAACCTTTTCGGTGGCTGGCCGACGGACCGGTTGGCGCAGGTGCACCTGACCGCCAGGGCGCCCTCGACCGATGTGTGCCAGCACTACTTTCCGCTGGATCCGCGCAGCGCACCGGTCGACTACTGGACGCGGCGGTTCGTGGCGAAAGGTGCCCCCGGCGGCCCTCCGGCACCGGCGGCCAATCCGGCCGCGCGGTCGGCAGGCGGGCGGATGTGGCAGCACATGCGGGCGGTCGCGGATCTGAGCCCGCTCGTCCTTCCGCGACAGCTGCTCCGCTGGACCCGCCGGTACCGTCCGGAGGTCGTCTACTCGGTCCTGGGCAGCGTCCGGGTCATGAGGTTGGCCTGCGGCATCGCCCGGCACTGCGGGGTGCCGTTGGTGCCGCACTTCATGGACGACTGGCCGACCACGTTGTATGCGGACGGCGAACTGCTCGGCCTCGGCCGGCGGGCGAAGGAGGCGAACCTCCGTGAGGTGGTGCGGCTGTCCCGCTCCGGGCTCTGCATCAGCACGCCCATGGCCGACGAGTACCGCCGGCGCTACCGCATCCCCTTCGCCGCCTTCATGAACTGCGTGGACGGGGCGGCCTTTGCCGGATATCGGGCAGGCGCGCGGCCGCCTGACCCGAGGTCGGCCGAGGGCGGGGTGGAGTTCGTCTACGCCGGTGGCCTGCATCTGGGGCGATGGGCTTCACTGGCGCGGATCGGGGCGGCGCTGGAGCGCATCGTGTCGCCGCTCCCACCGGCACGGCTGACCGTGTACGCGCCCGAGCGTGACCTGGAGCACTACGCCTCGGCCTTCGCCGACCTGCCGGCGGTCCGCCTCGCGCGGTCCGTCGGCAGCACGGAGGTTCTTTCGATCCTGCGTAGCGCGGATGTCCTCGTCCACGTCGAGTCGTTCGCGCCCGAGCTCGTGCGGTACACGCGCCTGTCGCTGTCGACGAAGATCCCGCAGTACCTGGCCGCCGGTCGGCCCATCCTCGGGCACGGCCCGGGAGAGTTGGCCTCGATGCGGCACATCGTGACGGCGGACGCCGGGCTGGTGGTAGGTGAGGAGAAGGTGGAGCCGTTGGTGCGGCGCATCGAGCAACTGTGCGGCGATCCCCTGCTCCGTCAGCGCTTCGGAGACAACGGATACTCCTACGCGAAGGTGCGCCACTCGCGCCAGGAAGTGGCATCGGCGTTCGTGGCCCAACTGGCGCAGGTGGCGGGTACGGCCCGGGAGGGTGCGCGGTGA
- a CDS encoding lipopolysaccharide biosynthesis protein, with protein sequence MAATVLCRAVGVVTPLVLIPVMLAELGPNLYGLWAAVGALTAMAAFADLGLGNGLMTRLAPCFATGDTARARRYVSSAYVLLTGIAVLILLCLWSASPLVPWSGLIGADGPAGAEAEPFMLACLTAFVVNVPLSLVVRVQFAYQQVAQSNLWQALGGLSAVPLVLLAVHVDMPPVGVVTASVTGPVLTNLLTSCWVYGRALPQLRPRLRAADRGEARELVALGGLFFLLTIVMSVANNADSLLIAHVLQMRDVTDFAVAARLFAQVGILVSLVNVPLWTANGDALARGEIDWVRRTSRRMTIVSSSMAVVLGGGLVFAGGPLLGAWAGIRLEGGGLLLAGLACWWVLLAAMSPCFMVQNAAGVIRPQLLGWTAYLAVSIPLKWYAAGRYGVAAVPITGALVYLLTVVPGALHGYRAVLNDPAATAKETD encoded by the coding sequence GTGGTGACCCCGCTCGTGCTGATTCCGGTGATGCTGGCGGAGCTGGGGCCGAATCTCTACGGATTGTGGGCGGCGGTCGGTGCCCTGACCGCGATGGCGGCCTTCGCCGACCTCGGCCTCGGCAACGGCCTGATGACCAGACTCGCGCCCTGCTTCGCGACGGGGGACACGGCGCGTGCCCGTCGCTACGTCTCCAGCGCCTACGTCCTGCTCACCGGCATCGCCGTACTGATCCTGCTGTGCCTGTGGTCGGCCTCGCCGCTGGTGCCGTGGTCGGGGCTGATCGGCGCCGACGGTCCGGCCGGTGCCGAGGCCGAACCCTTCATGCTCGCCTGTCTCACGGCCTTCGTGGTCAACGTGCCGCTCTCCCTGGTCGTCCGCGTGCAGTTCGCGTACCAGCAGGTGGCGCAGAGCAATTTGTGGCAGGCGCTCGGCGGCCTGTCCGCCGTGCCTCTCGTGCTGCTCGCTGTGCATGTCGACATGCCACCGGTCGGAGTCGTGACGGCCAGCGTGACCGGACCGGTCCTGACGAACCTGCTCACCAGCTGCTGGGTGTACGGGCGAGCCCTGCCGCAACTGCGACCGCGGTTACGTGCGGCCGATCGCGGTGAGGCGCGGGAACTGGTGGCTCTCGGCGGACTGTTCTTCCTCCTGACGATCGTCATGTCGGTGGCGAACAATGCCGACAGTCTGCTGATCGCTCACGTGTTGCAGATGCGGGATGTCACCGACTTTGCTGTCGCCGCGCGGCTCTTTGCCCAGGTCGGGATCCTGGTATCGCTCGTGAACGTGCCGCTCTGGACGGCGAACGGAGACGCCCTCGCCCGGGGAGAGATCGACTGGGTGCGGCGGACCAGCCGCCGGATGACGATCGTGTCATCGAGCATGGCGGTCGTCCTCGGGGGTGGACTCGTGTTCGCCGGTGGCCCGTTGCTCGGCGCCTGGGCCGGCATCCGTCTTGAGGGGGGCGGATTGCTGCTCGCTGGACTCGCCTGTTGGTGGGTGCTGCTGGCCGCGATGTCGCCATGCTTCATGGTGCAGAACGCCGCCGGCGTCATCCGCCCGCAGCTGTTGGGGTGGACGGCCTACCTGGCCGTCTCGATTCCCCTCAAGTGGTACGCGGCCGGCAGGTACGGCGTGGCCGCCGTACCGATCACCGGAGCGTTGGTCTATCTGCTCACGGTCGTCCCGGGCGCTCTGCACGGATACCGCGCGGTACTCAACGATCCTGCGGCTACAGCAAAGGAAACCGACTGA